One genomic segment of Streptomyces sp. TLI_146 includes these proteins:
- the fusA gene encoding elongation factor G, with protein MATTSLDLAKVRNIGIMAHIDAGKTTTTERILFYTGVSYKIGEVHDGAATMDWMEQEQERGITITSAATTCHWPLEDVDHTINIIDTPGHVDFTVEVERSLRVLDGAVTVFDGVAGVEPQSETVWRQADRYGVPRICFVNKLDRTGAEFHRCVDMIVDRLGATPIVMQLPIGAEADFKGVVDLVRMKALVWSAEATKGEMYDVVDIPATHTEAAEEWRGKLVETVAENDEEIMELFLEGVEPTEEQLYAAVRRITIASGKGGDTTVTPVFCGTAFKNKGVQPLLDAVVRYLPSPLDVEAIEGHDVKDAEVVVKRKPSDDEPLSALAFKIASDPHLGKLTFIRIYSGRLEAGTSVLNSVKGKKERIGKIYRMHANKREEIEAVGAGDIVAVMGLKQTTTGETLCDEKNPVILESMDFPAPVIQVAIEPKSKGDQEKLGVAIQRLAEEDPSFQVHSDEETGQTIIGGMGELHLDVLVDRMRREFKVEANVGKPQVAYRETIRKTVERHDYTHKKQTGGTGQFAKVQIAIEPIEGGEASYEFVNKVTGGRIPREYIPSVDAGAQEAMQFGILAGYEMTGVRVILLDGGYHEVDSSELAFKIAGSQAFKEAARKASPVLLEPMMSVEVTTPEDYMGEVIGDINSRRGQIQAMEERSGARVVKGLVPLSEMFGYVGDLRSKTSGRASYSMQFDSYAEVPRNVAEEIIAKAKGE; from the coding sequence ATGGCTACCACTTCGCTTGACCTGGCCAAGGTGCGCAACATCGGCATCATGGCCCACATCGACGCGGGCAAGACGACCACCACCGAGCGAATCCTGTTCTACACCGGTGTTTCCTACAAGATCGGTGAAGTCCACGACGGCGCTGCCACGATGGACTGGATGGAGCAGGAGCAGGAGCGCGGCATCACCATCACGTCCGCCGCGACGACCTGCCACTGGCCGCTCGAGGACGTCGACCACACCATCAACATCATCGACACCCCGGGTCACGTGGACTTCACGGTCGAGGTGGAGCGTTCGCTCCGCGTCCTCGACGGTGCCGTCACCGTGTTCGACGGTGTCGCCGGTGTGGAGCCGCAGTCCGAGACGGTTTGGCGTCAGGCCGACCGTTACGGCGTGCCGCGCATCTGCTTCGTCAACAAGCTCGACCGCACCGGCGCCGAGTTCCACCGCTGCGTCGACATGATCGTGGACCGCCTCGGCGCGACCCCGATCGTGATGCAGCTGCCGATCGGTGCCGAGGCCGACTTCAAGGGCGTTGTGGACCTGGTCCGCATGAAGGCCCTGGTCTGGTCCGCGGAAGCGACCAAGGGCGAGATGTACGACGTCGTCGACATCCCGGCCACGCACACCGAGGCCGCTGAAGAGTGGCGCGGCAAGCTGGTCGAGACCGTCGCGGAGAACGACGAAGAGATCATGGAGCTCTTCCTCGAGGGCGTCGAGCCCACCGAGGAGCAGCTGTACGCCGCGGTCCGTCGTATCACCATCGCGTCCGGCAAGGGCGGGGACACCACGGTGACCCCCGTCTTCTGCGGCACCGCGTTCAAGAACAAGGGCGTTCAGCCCCTGCTCGACGCGGTCGTGCGCTACCTGCCTTCGCCCCTGGACGTCGAGGCCATCGAGGGCCACGACGTCAAGGACGCCGAGGTCGTCGTCAAGCGCAAGCCGTCGGACGACGAGCCGCTGTCGGCCCTCGCGTTCAAGATCGCGAGCGACCCGCACCTCGGCAAGCTCACCTTCATCCGGATCTACTCCGGTCGCCTGGAGGCCGGCACCTCGGTGCTGAACTCCGTCAAGGGCAAGAAGGAGCGCATCGGCAAGATCTACCGTATGCACGCGAACAAGCGTGAGGAGATCGAAGCGGTGGGCGCCGGCGACATCGTCGCCGTCATGGGCCTGAAGCAGACCACCACCGGTGAGACGCTGTGCGACGAGAAGAACCCGGTCATCCTGGAGTCCATGGACTTCCCGGCGCCGGTCATCCAGGTCGCCATCGAGCCCAAGTCCAAGGGTGACCAGGAGAAGCTGGGTGTCGCCATCCAGCGTCTCGCGGAGGAGGACCCCTCCTTCCAGGTGCACTCGGACGAGGAGACCGGCCAGACCATCATCGGTGGTATGGGCGAGCTCCACCTCGACGTCCTCGTCGACCGTATGCGTCGCGAGTTCAAGGTCGAGGCCAACGTCGGCAAGCCGCAGGTCGCGTACCGCGAGACGATCCGCAAGACCGTCGAGCGTCACGACTACACCCACAAGAAGCAGACCGGTGGTACCGGTCAGTTCGCCAAGGTGCAGATCGCGATCGAGCCCATCGAGGGCGGCGAGGCGTCGTACGAGTTCGTGAACAAGGTCACCGGTGGCCGCATCCCCCGGGAGTACATCCCGTCGGTGGACGCGGGTGCGCAGGAGGCCATGCAGTTCGGCATCCTGGCCGGCTACGAGATGACTGGCGTCCGCGTCATCCTTCTCGACGGTGGCTACCACGAGGTCGACTCCTCCGAGCTCGCGTTCAAGATCGCCGGTTCGCAGGCCTTCAAGGAGGCCGCGCGCAAGGCTTCGCCCGTGCTCCTCGAGCCGATGATGTCCGTCGAGGTCACCACGCCCGAGGACTACATGGGTGAAGTCATCGGCGACATCAACTCCCGCCGTGGCCAGATCCAGGCCATGGAGGAGCGCAGCGGCGCTCGCGTCGTGAAGGGCCTCGTGCCCCTCTCGGAGATGTTCGGCTACGTCGGAGACCTCCGCAGCAAGACCTCGGGTCGCGCAAGCTACTCGATGCAGTTCGACTCCTACGCCGAGGTTCCGCGGAACGTCGCCGAGGAGATCATCGCGAAGGCCAAGGGCGAGTAA